The following are encoded together in the Streptomyces asoensis genome:
- a CDS encoding ABC transporter permease, translating into MFRTALRNVLAHKARLLMTVLAVMLGVAFVSGTLVFTNTLSGALQNSSAKGFDQVDVAVTAEAQADVGDRIVKTPELTQALLERSAKVPGAASAVGVVTGFTAIADKDGKLIGGGFQSQGGNYWGEKDARYPFASGRAPHGADEVAVDAKTAERAGYAVGDTVRISVDGPVLTPRITGVFTTDDGNVAAGGSLALFDTATAQKLFGKPGTYDEIDVRAAAGTSQGALKSALDSALPKDLVETTTGRQLADDQAEAISASMSGMKQGLLVFAGIALFVGTFIIANTFTMLVAQRTKELALMRAVGASRRQVTRSVLIEAFVVGTVAGVTGLIAGIGIGAGLRALLGKLGATVPDGPLVVSGGTVAAALVVGVVITMLAAWLPGRRAAKIPPVAAMSSVHATATTRSLVLRNTLGALFSAAGVAVVLAATTMSGSDGQAPMGLGAVLLIIGVFILTPLLSRPLIAASAPLLRVFGVSGKLARQNSVRNPRRTAATASALMIGLTLITGMTVMAGSLQKSIDKMASSAISADYVVSMANGNYLSADIDGKLRATDGVTATSPMRNAPARIDGTTEYLTGVTGSTIGELTDLTVRDGAFEVAGARVVVDDRTASSHHWKAGSVFTVNYEDGKKQQLTVSGVYEGNELIEGILLDNASLTPHLADPTDMRVMVKTSGGASDGTKDKLEKALGSNPAVKVQSKQDLSDEVAKMFTLMLNMLYGLLAMAVIVAVLGVVNTLAMSVFERSQEIGMLRAIGLDRRSVKRMVRLESLVISLFGGVLGIGLGVFFGWAAGELLGTRMATYELVVPWARMAVFLLLAAGVGILAALWPARRASRLNMLAAIKSE; encoded by the coding sequence ATGTTCCGTACCGCCTTGCGCAACGTGCTCGCGCACAAGGCCCGGCTCCTGATGACCGTGCTCGCCGTGATGCTCGGCGTGGCCTTCGTGTCGGGGACCCTGGTCTTCACCAACACCCTCTCCGGCGCCCTCCAGAACAGCTCGGCCAAGGGCTTCGACCAGGTCGACGTCGCCGTCACCGCCGAGGCCCAGGCCGACGTCGGCGACCGCATCGTCAAGACGCCCGAGCTGACCCAGGCCCTGCTGGAGCGGAGCGCGAAGGTCCCCGGCGCCGCCTCCGCGGTCGGCGTCGTCACCGGCTTCACCGCCATCGCCGACAAGGACGGCAAGCTCATCGGCGGCGGCTTCCAGTCGCAGGGCGGGAACTACTGGGGCGAGAAGGACGCCCGGTACCCGTTCGCCTCCGGGCGCGCCCCGCACGGCGCGGACGAGGTCGCCGTCGACGCGAAGACCGCCGAGCGGGCCGGGTACGCGGTCGGCGACACCGTCCGGATCTCCGTCGACGGTCCCGTCCTCACCCCGAGGATCACCGGCGTCTTCACCACCGACGACGGCAACGTCGCGGCCGGCGGCAGCCTCGCCCTGTTCGACACGGCGACCGCGCAGAAGCTCTTCGGCAAGCCCGGCACCTACGACGAGATCGACGTGCGGGCGGCCGCCGGGACCTCGCAGGGCGCGCTGAAGTCCGCGCTGGACAGCGCGCTGCCCAAGGACCTGGTCGAGACCACGACGGGCCGTCAGCTGGCCGACGACCAGGCCGAGGCGATCTCCGCGTCGATGAGCGGGATGAAGCAGGGGCTGCTGGTCTTCGCCGGGATCGCCCTGTTCGTCGGCACGTTCATCATCGCCAACACCTTCACCATGCTGGTCGCCCAGCGCACCAAGGAACTCGCGCTGATGCGGGCCGTCGGCGCCTCCCGCCGGCAGGTCACCCGCTCGGTGCTGATCGAGGCGTTCGTCGTCGGCACGGTCGCCGGGGTGACCGGGCTGATCGCCGGCATCGGCATCGGCGCCGGACTGCGCGCGCTGCTGGGCAAGCTGGGCGCGACGGTCCCCGACGGGCCGCTCGTCGTCTCGGGCGGCACGGTCGCCGCCGCCCTCGTCGTCGGCGTCGTCATCACCATGCTCGCCGCCTGGCTGCCCGGCCGCCGGGCCGCGAAGATCCCGCCGGTCGCCGCGATGAGCAGCGTGCACGCCACCGCGACCACCCGCTCCCTGGTGCTGCGCAACACCCTGGGCGCCCTGTTCTCGGCGGCCGGCGTCGCCGTGGTCCTGGCCGCGACGACGATGAGCGGCTCCGACGGACAGGCCCCCATGGGTCTCGGCGCGGTCCTGCTGATCATCGGCGTCTTCATCCTGACCCCGCTGCTGTCCCGGCCGCTGATCGCGGCCTCCGCGCCCCTCCTGCGGGTCTTCGGGGTGTCCGGAAAACTGGCCCGGCAGAACTCGGTGCGCAACCCGCGCCGTACCGCGGCCACGGCCTCCGCGCTGATGATCGGCCTGACCCTGATCACCGGGATGACGGTGATGGCGGGCAGCCTCCAGAAGTCCATCGACAAGATGGCGTCCTCCGCGATCAGCGCCGACTACGTCGTGTCGATGGCGAACGGCAACTACCTCTCCGCGGACATCGACGGCAAGCTGCGGGCCACCGACGGGGTGACCGCCACCAGCCCGATGCGCAACGCGCCCGCCAGGATCGACGGCACCACCGAGTACCTCACCGGTGTCACCGGCTCCACGATCGGCGAGCTGACCGACCTCACCGTGCGCGACGGCGCCTTCGAGGTCGCGGGCGCACGCGTCGTCGTCGACGACCGGACCGCGAGCTCCCACCACTGGAAGGCCGGTTCGGTCTTCACCGTGAACTACGAGGACGGCAAGAAGCAGCAGCTGACGGTCTCCGGGGTCTACGAGGGCAACGAGCTGATCGAGGGCATCCTGCTGGACAACGCCTCCCTCACCCCGCATCTGGCCGACCCGACCGACATGCGGGTCATGGTGAAGACGTCCGGCGGCGCCTCGGACGGCACGAAGGACAAGCTGGAGAAGGCCCTCGGCTCCAACCCGGCCGTCAAGGTGCAGAGCAAGCAGGACCTGTCCGACGAGGTCGCCAAGATGTTCACACTGATGCTGAACATGCTCTACGGGCTGCTCGCGATGGCCGTGATCGTCGCCGTCCTCGGGGTCGTCAACACCCTCGCGATGTCGGTCTTCGAGCGCTCCCAGGAGATCGGCATGCTGCGGGCCATCGGCCTGGACCGGCGCTCGGTCAAGCGGATGGTCCGGCTGGAGTCCCTGGTGATCTCCCTCTTCGGCGGAGTGCTCGGCATCGGCCTGGGCGTGTTCTTCGGCTGGGCGGCCGGCGAACTCCTCGGCACCCGCATGGCGACGTACGAACTCGTCGTGCCGTGGGCCCGGATGGCGGTCTTCCTGCTGCTGGCCGCCGGCGTGGGCATCCTGGCGGCGCTGTGGCCCGCCCGGCGGGCGTCCCGTCTGAACATGCTGGCCGCGATCAAGTCCGAGTAG